From the Spirochaetota bacterium genome, one window contains:
- a CDS encoding phosphoribosylformylglycinamidine cyclo-ligase yields the protein MGITYRDAGVDVDGGNRFVKRIAPIVKATFSEKVITDIGGFGALYSGAFPGMEEPVLVSGTDGVGTKLKIAQMMNKHDTIGVDAVAMCVNDILVSGAAPLFFLDYIACGRLHEDTLVSVVSGIAHGCTLAGCSLVGGETAEHPAVMAPDEYDIAGFSVGVVDRKKIINGSSIKPGDVIIGLPSSGLHSNGYSLARKLLFDIKKYSVDTRIDELGSTLGEALLTPTRIYCKSILGALSGGASIKGMVHITGGGFYENIPRILPEGAAVRIELGKIHPHPLFPFIQREGAIEGREMYTTFNMGIGLMIVVTSKDADSLIAALVKSGEAPAIIGDVIQFNDAKVILA from the coding sequence ATGGGAATCACCTACAGGGACGCCGGCGTCGATGTCGACGGGGGGAACCGTTTCGTGAAACGCATTGCGCCGATCGTGAAGGCGACCTTCAGCGAGAAGGTTATCACCGATATAGGCGGTTTCGGCGCGCTCTACTCCGGGGCCTTCCCGGGCATGGAAGAACCGGTACTCGTATCCGGAACCGACGGCGTGGGCACCAAGCTGAAAATCGCCCAGATGATGAACAAGCACGACACCATTGGCGTGGATGCCGTGGCGATGTGCGTGAACGATATCCTGGTCTCGGGTGCGGCCCCGCTTTTTTTCCTCGACTACATCGCCTGCGGCAGGCTTCATGAGGATACCCTTGTCTCGGTGGTGAGCGGTATCGCGCATGGATGCACCCTGGCGGGATGCAGCCTGGTGGGGGGAGAAACTGCGGAGCATCCGGCGGTAATGGCGCCCGACGAATACGATATCGCGGGGTTTTCGGTCGGCGTGGTCGACAGGAAGAAAATCATCAACGGGTCGAGCATTAAGCCGGGAGATGTAATTATCGGACTCCCCTCGTCGGGTCTGCATTCCAACGGGTATTCCCTCGCACGGAAACTGCTTTTCGATATTAAAAAGTATTCCGTCGACACCAGGATCGACGAGCTGGGATCGACCCTTGGAGAGGCCCTGCTTACCCCGACCAGGATCTATTGCAAAAGCATACTGGGCGCGCTTTCCGGCGGCGCCTCGATCAAGGGAATGGTGCATATCACTGGAGGCGGGTTCTACGAAAACATTCCCCGCATCCTGCCCGAAGGCGCCGCCGTCAGGATTGAACTCGGTAAAATTCACCCGCATCCGCTTTTCCCTTTCATTCAGAGGGAGGGAGCGATCGAAGGCCGCGAAATGTACACGACGTTTAATATGGGAATAGGCCTTATGATCGTTGTAACTTCGAAGGATGCGGATTCTCTCATTGCAGCACTGGTGAAATCCGGGGAAGCCCCCGCGATAATCGGCGATGTGATTCAATTCAACGACGCGAAGGTGATTCTCGCCTGA
- a CDS encoding DUF2490 domain-containing protein → MRTSKIAALLFVLFLIIPRASYSANADSTFRAWGYLNYTLLFSPDWVFTIMPGYSYEFSRNDADSAAPHGAQSSVLNELYFGPAYVVQAGEFTLKLPFWYSFQGYPTAYRDMYHFSHNLDFLPVIQFTHNGLELITRLFLENKFHTTRVPEGSNKQGYSLQFRPLVRVNYWLTSSVALTLADEAYLGLVQDSNNKSGPEPGFARKGFSENRFMAGMEYKFSPFTSIAPQYMLRTLYDPASSHKLLGIDHCAFIQFNYIVRL, encoded by the coding sequence ATGCGCACCTCGAAAATAGCAGCGCTTTTATTCGTCCTTTTCCTCATCATTCCGCGCGCGTCATATTCCGCGAATGCCGACAGCACCTTCCGCGCGTGGGGCTATTTGAATTACACCCTGCTTTTCTCACCGGACTGGGTGTTCACGATCATGCCGGGTTACAGCTACGAATTCAGCCGGAACGATGCGGATTCAGCCGCCCCCCACGGTGCTCAGTCGAGCGTGCTGAATGAGCTTTATTTCGGTCCCGCATATGTCGTCCAGGCGGGCGAGTTCACCCTGAAGCTCCCCTTCTGGTACAGCTTCCAGGGATATCCCACGGCCTATCGTGACATGTATCACTTTTCACATAACCTTGACTTTCTCCCTGTCATCCAGTTCACGCACAATGGGCTTGAACTAATTACCCGTTTATTCTTGGAAAATAAGTTCCATACCACGCGGGTTCCCGAGGGAAGCAACAAGCAGGGTTACAGTCTCCAGTTTCGCCCGCTTGTCCGCGTGAATTACTGGCTTACGAGCAGTGTCGCACTTACCTTGGCGGACGAGGCCTATTTGGGGCTGGTGCAGGACAGCAATAACAAGTCCGGCCCGGAGCCCGGGTTCGCGCGCAAGGGATTCTCGGAGAACAGGTTTATGGCGGGAATGGAATACAAGTTTTCCCCGTTTACCTCGATCGCGCCCCAGTACATGCTTCGTACCCTGTACGACCCCGCTTCCTCGCACAAGCTGCTGGGCATCGATCACTGCGCATTCATCCAGTTTAATTATATCGTAAGACTCTGA